A single window of Elusimicrobiota bacterium DNA harbors:
- a CDS encoding discoidin domain-containing protein, with protein MRNWIVLGLVFGMCLTCVGRVEAKKRVVKKKGNASEEVTKKEDSSVTNIALNKPVTASSVESEKTEPVGAVDGNLSTRWASKRTDPQWIRIDLGSVCNIKKVVLNWEAAYGKSYEIQVSNNDADWTTIYTKTDGTGGKEEISLSGKGRYIRMFGTARGTKFGYSLWEFEVYK; from the coding sequence ATGAGGAACTGGATAGTTTTAGGTTTGGTGTTTGGTATGTGTTTAACTTGTGTGGGGCGAGTTGAAGCAAAAAAGAGGGTTGTAAAGAAAAAAGGTAATGCAAGTGAAGAAGTTACTAAAAAAGAAGATAGTTCTGTAACTAATATTGCTTTAAATAAACCGGTTACAGCATCTTCAGTAGAAAGTGAAAAAACAGAGCCGGTAGGAGCAGTAGACGGTAATCTATCAACACGATGGGCATCAAAACGTACTGACCCGCAATGGATACGAATTGACCTTGGTAGTGTTTGTAATATTAAAAAGGTAGTATTAAATTGGGAAGCAGCTTATGGTAAGAGCTATGAGATACAAGTATCAAATAATGATGCCGACTGGACAACTATATATACAAAGACAGACGGAACAGGCGGTAAAGAAGAAATATCATTAAGTGGCAAAGGAAGATATATCCGGATGTTCGGTACTGCAAGAGGAACAAAGTTCGGATATTCATTATGGGAATTTGAAGTATATAAATAG